A stretch of the Azorhizobium caulinodans ORS 571 genome encodes the following:
- the leuC gene encoding 3-isopropylmalate dehydratase large subunit: protein MNAPTSGPKTLYDKIFDDHVVSRQEDGTCLLYIDRHLVHEVTSPQAFEGLRMAGRKVRAPSKTLAVVDHNVPTTDRSHGIDDPESATQVETLAENTREFGIEYYNERDIRQGIVHVIGPEQGFTLPGTTIVCGDSHTSTHGAFGALAHGIGTSEVEHVLATQTLIQKKSKNMRVTVDGTLPEGVGAKDVTLAIIGSIGTAGGTGYVIEYAGDVMRQLSMEGRMTVCNMSIEGGARAGMVAPDEKAFAYLKDRPRAPKGADWDKAVAYWETLRSDEGAYFDAEVRLDGANLPPIVSWGTSPEDVVSVEGLVPDPEAIEDAVRRDAKKRALAYMGLTAGTKISDIAIDRVFIGSCTNGRIEDMRQAAQIVAGHTVNANVKAMVVPGSGLVKAQAEAEGLDKIFLAAGFEWREPGCSMCLAMNADRLSPEERCASTSNRNFEGRQGFKGRTHLVSPAMAAAAAIAGRFVDVRTWPRG from the coding sequence ATGAACGCCCCCACCAGCGGCCCCAAGACCCTCTACGACAAGATCTTCGACGACCACGTCGTCTCCCGGCAGGAGGACGGCACCTGCCTGCTCTATATCGACCGCCATCTCGTCCATGAGGTGACGAGCCCGCAGGCCTTCGAGGGCCTGCGCATGGCCGGCCGCAAGGTGCGCGCGCCCTCCAAGACGCTCGCCGTGGTGGACCACAACGTGCCCACCACCGACCGCTCGCACGGCATCGACGATCCGGAAAGCGCCACGCAGGTGGAGACGCTGGCGGAGAACACCCGCGAATTCGGCATCGAATATTATAACGAGCGCGATATCCGTCAGGGCATCGTGCACGTGATCGGCCCGGAGCAGGGCTTCACGCTGCCCGGCACCACCATCGTCTGCGGCGACAGCCACACCTCCACCCATGGGGCGTTCGGCGCGCTGGCCCATGGCATCGGCACCTCGGAGGTGGAGCATGTGCTCGCCACCCAGACGCTGATCCAGAAGAAGTCCAAGAACATGCGCGTCACCGTGGACGGCACCCTGCCGGAGGGGGTCGGCGCCAAGGACGTGACGCTCGCCATCATCGGTTCCATCGGCACGGCCGGCGGCACCGGCTACGTGATCGAATATGCCGGCGACGTGATGCGCCAGCTCTCCATGGAAGGCCGCATGACGGTCTGCAACATGTCGATCGAGGGCGGTGCCCGCGCCGGCATGGTGGCCCCGGACGAGAAGGCCTTCGCCTATCTGAAGGACCGTCCCCGCGCGCCGAAGGGCGCCGACTGGGACAAGGCGGTCGCCTATTGGGAGACGCTACGCTCCGACGAAGGCGCCTATTTCGATGCGGAAGTCCGCCTCGACGGCGCCAACCTGCCGCCCATCGTCTCCTGGGGCACTAGCCCGGAGGACGTGGTGTCCGTGGAAGGCCTCGTGCCCGATCCGGAGGCCATCGAGGATGCGGTGCGTCGGGACGCCAAGAAGCGCGCTCTGGCCTATATGGGCCTCACCGCCGGCACGAAGATTTCCGACATCGCCATCGATCGCGTGTTCATCGGCTCCTGCACCAACGGGCGCATCGAGGACATGCGTCAGGCGGCGCAGATCGTTGCCGGCCACACGGTGAACGCGAATGTGAAGGCCATGGTCGTGCCGGGCTCCGGCCTGGTGAAGGCACAGGCCGAGGCCGAGGGTCTGGACAAGATCTTCCTCGCCGCGGGCTTTGAGTGGCGCGAGCCGGGCTGCTCCATGTGCCTCGCCATGAATGCGGACCGCCTGTCGCCGGAGGAGCGCTGCGCCTCCACCTCGAACCGCAATTTCGAAGGGCGCCAGGGCTTCAAGGGCCGCACCCATCTCGTGTCGCCCGCCATGGCGGCGGCAGCGGCCATCGCTGGCCGTTTCGTCGATGTTCGGACCTGGCCGCGCGGCTGA
- a CDS encoding metallopeptidase family protein — translation MSDALKWRTLEAPSLAEMEELADEVFARLPEPFRRLCAGVVIRVEDFPTDEVLEEMEAESPFDLLGLFQGIGLAQDEAVAPTGRLPNMIFLYRRPILDYWAEHEETLGHVVAHVLVHEIGHHFGFSDDDMERIEAAADL, via the coding sequence ATGTCCGACGCCCTGAAGTGGCGGACGCTGGAGGCCCCGAGCCTCGCGGAGATGGAGGAACTGGCGGACGAGGTCTTCGCCCGGCTGCCGGAGCCGTTCCGCCGCCTGTGCGCGGGCGTGGTCATCCGGGTCGAGGACTTTCCCACCGACGAGGTGCTGGAGGAGATGGAGGCGGAAAGCCCCTTCGACCTCCTGGGGCTGTTCCAGGGGATCGGCCTCGCGCAGGACGAGGCCGTGGCCCCCACCGGCCGGCTGCCCAACATGATCTTCCTCTACCGCCGCCCCATCCTCGACTACTGGGCGGAGCACGAGGAGACGCTCGGCCATGTGGTGGCCCACGTGCTGGTGCATGAGATCGGTCATCATTTCGGCTTCTCGGACGATGACATGGAGCGCATCGAGGCGGCGGCGGACCTATGA
- a CDS encoding PTS sugar transporter subunit IIA — protein sequence MIGLVLVTHGRLATEFCSALEHVMGPQAQIASVTIGPDDDMERRRHDIIEAVAKVQSGQGVVILTDMFGGTPSNLAISVMNAPDVEVVAGINLPMLVKLAKVRGELPLSEAVDVAQEAGRKYINVASRVLAGK from the coding sequence ATGATCGGTCTCGTGCTCGTCACCCACGGCCGCCTGGCCACCGAGTTCTGTTCTGCGCTGGAGCACGTGATGGGGCCGCAGGCCCAGATCGCGAGTGTCACCATCGGCCCCGATGACGACATGGAACGGCGCCGACACGATATCATCGAGGCCGTCGCCAAGGTCCAGAGCGGCCAGGGCGTGGTCATCCTCACCGACATGTTCGGCGGCACCCCTTCCAACCTCGCCATCTCCGTGATGAATGCGCCGGACGTGGAAGTGGTGGCGGGCATCAATCTTCCCATGCTGGTCAAGCTCGCCAAGGTCCGGGGCGAACTCCCCCTCTCGGAGGCGGTGGACGTGGCGCAGGAAGCCGGGCGGAAATACATCAATGTCGCCAGCCGCGTCCTTGCCGGAAAATAA
- a CDS encoding MFS transporter, which translates to MSASSPAADVALSPRTVGASVAALAGLNFFLADVRDGLGPFLGVFLVEQGWKADSIGLVMMVGGLAGMVATTPLGMLADAVRSKRAVVAVSAVLVVVATLALLLYPSGPVVTLAQIATGLTGAAIGPAIAGLTLGLVGQAGLAAQLGRNEAWNHAGNFAAAGLAGLFGYFYGLTAVFVLMSLMAVGSLAMLARIRPQDIDHDVARGLEAVPEGAVHPEPPSLTVLLRSVPLRVLAVTLLLFHLGNAAMLPLLSQQVASAGSFDPAAYAAGTVLIAQLTMVPMALLASRLAQTRGYGLVMVLALVALPLRGLVAGFFDHPLTVLPVQILDGVGAGLLGVATPGIVARILRGTGHVNAGLGAVMTVQGIGAALSPGVAGLVAARLGYAPAFLSLGGFALLALALWLVALPRTASAMNGGESLR; encoded by the coding sequence ATGAGCGCTTCCTCTCCCGCCGCCGATGTTGCCCTGTCTCCCCGCACGGTCGGCGCCTCCGTGGCGGCGCTGGCCGGGCTCAATTTCTTCCTGGCGGACGTGCGGGACGGGCTCGGCCCCTTCCTCGGCGTGTTCCTCGTGGAGCAGGGCTGGAAGGCCGACTCCATCGGGCTCGTGATGATGGTCGGTGGTCTTGCCGGCATGGTGGCCACGACGCCGCTGGGCATGCTGGCGGACGCGGTGCGCTCCAAGCGCGCGGTGGTCGCGGTCTCTGCCGTGCTGGTGGTCGTCGCGACGCTGGCGCTGCTGCTCTATCCCTCCGGCCCCGTGGTGACGCTGGCGCAGATCGCCACCGGCCTCACCGGCGCGGCCATCGGGCCGGCGATTGCGGGCCTCACCCTCGGTCTCGTGGGGCAGGCGGGCCTCGCCGCCCAGCTTGGCCGCAACGAAGCCTGGAACCATGCCGGCAATTTCGCCGCCGCCGGTCTCGCGGGTCTGTTCGGCTATTTCTATGGGCTCACCGCCGTCTTCGTGCTGATGAGCCTCATGGCCGTGGGCTCGCTGGCGATGCTGGCGCGCATCCGTCCGCAGGACATCGACCATGACGTGGCGCGCGGGCTGGAGGCGGTGCCGGAAGGGGCGGTCCATCCCGAGCCGCCGAGCCTCACCGTGCTGCTGCGCTCGGTGCCGCTGCGGGTGCTGGCGGTGACGCTGCTGCTTTTCCATCTGGGCAATGCCGCCATGCTGCCGCTGCTCAGCCAGCAGGTGGCGAGTGCCGGCAGCTTCGATCCGGCCGCTTATGCCGCTGGCACGGTGCTCATCGCCCAGCTCACCATGGTGCCCATGGCGCTCTTGGCTTCCCGCCTCGCGCAGACGCGCGGCTACGGGCTGGTGATGGTGCTGGCGCTGGTGGCCCTGCCGCTGCGCGGCCTTGTGGCGGGCTTCTTTGACCACCCGCTGACGGTGCTGCCCGTGCAGATCCTGGATGGCGTGGGCGCCGGCTTGCTGGGCGTGGCGACGCCCGGCATCGTTGCCCGCATCCTGCGGGGCACCGGGCATGTGAATGCGGGGCTCGGGGCGGTGATGACGGTGCAGGGGATCGGGGCCGCCCTCAGCCCCGGCGTCGCCGGGCTGGTGGCGGCGCGCCTCGGCTATGCGCCAGCGTTTCTGTCGCTGGGCGGGTTTGCGCTGCTGGCGCTGGCCCTGTGGCTCGTCGCCTTGCCGCGCACGGCGTCCGCCATGAACGGCGGCGAGAGCCTCAGGTGA
- a CDS encoding response regulator transcription factor, giving the protein MPTIALVDDDRNILTSVSIALEAEGYRIDTYTDGASALDGFKTNPPDLAILDIKMPRMDGMELLRRLRQKTDMPVIFLTSKDEEIDELFGLKMGADDFIKKPFSQRLLVERVKAVLRRVGAKDGTAPREVDSAKVLERGLLRMDPERHTCTWKGEPVTLTVTEFLILQALAQRPGVVKSRNALMDAAYDDQVYVDDRTIDSHIKRLRKKFKSADDNFDMIETLYGVGYRFKES; this is encoded by the coding sequence ATGCCCACAATCGCCCTCGTCGATGACGATCGCAACATCCTGACCTCCGTCTCCATCGCGCTGGAAGCGGAAGGCTATCGTATCGACACTTATACCGATGGGGCTTCGGCGCTGGACGGGTTCAAGACCAACCCGCCCGATCTCGCGATCCTCGACATCAAGATGCCCCGCATGGACGGCATGGAGCTGCTCCGCCGCCTGCGCCAGAAGACCGACATGCCGGTGATCTTCCTCACCTCCAAGGATGAGGAAATCGACGAGCTGTTCGGCCTGAAGATGGGCGCCGACGATTTCATCAAGAAGCCCTTCTCCCAGCGCCTGCTGGTGGAGCGCGTGAAGGCGGTGCTCCGCCGCGTGGGCGCCAAGGACGGCACTGCCCCGCGCGAAGTGGACAGCGCCAAGGTTCTGGAGCGCGGCCTGCTGCGCATGGACCCCGAGCGCCACACCTGCACCTGGAAGGGCGAGCCGGTGACGCTCACCGTCACCGAATTCCTCATCCTCCAGGCGCTCGCCCAGCGCCCCGGCGTCGTGAAGAGCCGCAACGCCCTCATGGACGCGGCCTATGACGACCAGGTCTATGTGGACGACCGCACCATCGACAGCCACATCAAGCGCCTGCGCAAGAAGTTCAAATCCGCCGACGACAATTTCGACATGATCGAGACGCTGTACGGCGTCGGCTATCGCTTCAAGGAAAGCTGA
- a CDS encoding HPr family phosphocarrier protein, whose product MSPAASLPENNASPTALDEAEDVAVVCGAPAPEGALVRRLPIINKRGLHARASAKFVQMVESFDANVTVCRNGEAVGGNSIMGLMMLAAAPGTSVVVTATGEQAQDVLNALEALVANRFGEDE is encoded by the coding sequence ATGTCGCCAGCCGCGTCCTTGCCGGAAAATAACGCCTCCCCCACCGCGCTCGATGAGGCCGAGGACGTCGCCGTGGTCTGCGGCGCGCCCGCGCCCGAAGGCGCCCTGGTGCGGCGCCTGCCCATCATCAACAAGCGCGGCCTGCATGCGCGGGCCTCCGCCAAGTTCGTGCAGATGGTGGAAAGCTTCGATGCCAACGTCACCGTCTGCCGCAATGGCGAGGCGGTGGGCGGCAACTCCATCATGGGCCTGATGATGCTGGCCGCGGCGCCCGGCACGAGCGTCGTGGTGACAGCAACCGGAGAACAGGCGCAGGATGTGCTGAACGCGCTGGAGGCGCTGGTCGCCAACCGCTTCGGCGAAGACGAATAG
- a CDS encoding HugZ family protein, translating into MGEAITRASEVIRRLMREARFGALATLEETGAPYASLVAVAPDETGAPGLLISRLARHTQNLARDSRASLLLAASGADPLDSPRASLLGRVVPAAEGSDIRARYLARHPNAAQYADFTDFGFFTLELAEAHLVEGFGRIVTLPAKGLLTDWTGADEVRESVEGVVSHMNEDHADAIALYATRLLGEPEREGVAWRMIGLDPDGCELAGGDVVRRLDFPQRVTGRGAVRQVLVQLVTQAREKMP; encoded by the coding sequence ATGGGCGAGGCCATAACGCGGGCGAGCGAGGTGATCCGTCGCCTGATGCGCGAGGCGCGCTTCGGCGCGCTGGCGACGCTGGAGGAGACTGGCGCGCCCTATGCTTCCCTCGTCGCGGTGGCCCCCGACGAGACCGGCGCGCCGGGCCTTCTCATCTCGCGTCTCGCCCGCCACACCCAGAACCTTGCCCGCGACTCCCGCGCCTCGCTTCTGCTGGCCGCGAGCGGCGCCGATCCGCTGGATTCCCCCCGCGCCAGCCTGCTCGGCCGTGTGGTGCCGGCGGCGGAGGGAAGCGACATTCGGGCGCGCTATCTCGCCCGTCATCCCAACGCCGCCCAATATGCGGACTTCACCGACTTCGGTTTCTTCACGCTGGAACTGGCCGAAGCCCATCTGGTGGAGGGCTTCGGCCGCATCGTCACGCTCCCGGCCAAGGGCCTTCTCACCGACTGGACCGGCGCGGACGAGGTGCGCGAGAGCGTTGAGGGCGTGGTCTCGCACATGAACGAGGATCATGCAGATGCCATTGCCCTCTATGCGACGCGCCTGCTCGGTGAGCCGGAGCGCGAGGGCGTCGCGTGGCGCATGATCGGGCTCGATCCGGATGGATGCGAACTGGCCGGTGGTGATGTGGTGCGGCGTCTCGACTTTCCGCAGCGCGTGACGGGACGTGGTGCGGTGCGGCAAGTCCTTGTGCAGCTTGTAACGCAGGCGCGAGAGAAAATGCCCTGA
- a CDS encoding phosphoenolpyruvate carboxykinase, with amino-acid sequence MIETGLRNSSQGIETFGLRNLAGVHWNLTEPQLYEHAIAKGEARLAAGGALAANTGVHTGRSPKDKFVVRDATTEGEVWWDNNGSITPEQFETLYQDFLAAAEGKTLFAQDLYGGADPAHRIAARVYTEYAWHSLFIRTMLRRPAREELPGYVPELTIIDLPSFKADPARHGVRSDTIIAVNFTRRIVLIGSSSYAGEMKKSVFTFLNYLLPAKGVMPMHCSANAGKDGDVALFFGLSGTGKTTLSADPARTLLGDDEHGWSNTGVFNFEGGCYAKTIRLSKEAEPEIFAASDRFGTILENVILHEDTRVPDFDDGSLTENTRSAYPLDFIPNASPTGRAGVPKNIIMLTADAFGVMPPIARLTPAQAMYHFLSGYTAKVAGTEKGVKDPEATFSTCFGAPFMPRHPSVYGNLLRDLIAKYQVDCWLVNTGWTGGKYGVGRRMPIKVTRTLLTAALDGSLKDAAFRTDPYFGFSVPSSVPGIEPHILYPSKTWADKADFDATARKLVAMFRDNFAKFEGHVDAAVRDAQPQVRIAAE; translated from the coding sequence GTGATCGAGACAGGACTTCGCAACAGCTCTCAGGGCATCGAGACCTTCGGCCTCCGGAACCTCGCGGGGGTTCACTGGAACCTCACCGAACCCCAGCTCTACGAGCACGCCATCGCCAAGGGCGAGGCGCGCCTCGCGGCTGGCGGTGCGCTCGCGGCCAATACGGGCGTCCATACCGGGCGCAGCCCCAAGGACAAGTTCGTGGTGCGCGATGCGACCACCGAGGGCGAGGTCTGGTGGGACAACAACGGCTCGATCACGCCTGAGCAGTTCGAGACGCTCTATCAGGACTTTCTTGCCGCCGCCGAGGGCAAGACACTGTTCGCGCAGGATCTTTATGGCGGTGCCGACCCGGCCCACCGCATCGCGGCCCGCGTCTATACGGAATATGCGTGGCACTCGCTCTTCATCCGCACCATGCTGCGGCGGCCGGCCCGCGAGGAACTGCCGGGCTATGTCCCCGAGCTGACCATCATCGACCTGCCGAGCTTCAAGGCCGATCCGGCCCGCCACGGGGTCCGCAGCGACACCATCATCGCGGTGAACTTCACCCGCCGCATCGTGCTGATCGGCAGTTCGTCCTATGCGGGCGAGATGAAGAAGTCGGTCTTCACCTTCCTCAACTATCTCCTGCCGGCCAAGGGTGTCATGCCCATGCACTGCTCGGCCAATGCGGGCAAGGACGGCGACGTGGCGCTGTTCTTCGGCCTGTCCGGCACCGGCAAGACGACGCTCTCCGCCGACCCCGCCCGCACGCTGCTGGGCGATGACGAGCATGGCTGGAGCAACACCGGCGTCTTCAATTTCGAGGGCGGCTGCTATGCCAAGACCATCCGCCTCTCCAAGGAAGCTGAGCCCGAAATCTTCGCCGCCTCGGACCGCTTCGGCACCATTCTGGAGAACGTGATCCTCCATGAGGACACCCGCGTGCCGGACTTCGACGACGGCAGCCTGACCGAAAACACGCGCTCGGCCTATCCGCTCGATTTCATCCCGAACGCCAGTCCCACCGGGCGGGCCGGCGTGCCGAAGAACATCATCATGCTCACGGCCGATGCCTTCGGCGTGATGCCGCCTATCGCCCGCCTCACGCCGGCGCAGGCCATGTATCACTTCCTCTCCGGCTACACGGCCAAGGTCGCCGGCACGGAGAAGGGGGTGAAGGATCCCGAGGCGACGTTCTCCACCTGCTTCGGCGCGCCCTTCATGCCGCGCCATCCGTCCGTCTATGGCAATCTGCTGCGCGATCTTATCGCGAAATATCAGGTGGACTGCTGGCTGGTGAACACCGGCTGGACCGGCGGCAAATATGGCGTCGGCCGGCGCATGCCCATCAAGGTCACGCGCACCCTGCTCACCGCGGCGCTGGATGGCTCGCTGAAGGACGCCGCCTTCCGGACCGATCCCTATTTCGGCTTTTCCGTTCCCTCATCGGTTCCGGGCATCGAGCCGCACATCCTCTATCCGTCCAAGACCTGGGCGGACAAAGCCGACTTCGACGCCACTGCCCGCAAGCTCGTCGCCATGTTCCGGGACAATTTCGCGAAGTTCGAGGGGCATGTGGATGCGGCGGTGCGCGATGCCCAGCCGCAGGTGCGGATCGCCGCCGAGTGA
- a CDS encoding HPr kinase/phosphorylase — protein MSAAGASIHASCVVLGETGVLIRGPSGAGKSTLALRLMLDPPRALPEARLVADDRVLLCAEGADLVAQAPEALAGLIEVRHLGIRQVPHLFCGKVKIVIDLAAELAPRLPDAADLTEILCGIKIQRLPVPPGADAALLLAAALATRETGNT, from the coding sequence ATGAGCGCGGCCGGCGCAAGCATTCACGCCAGTTGCGTCGTCCTGGGCGAAACCGGCGTCCTCATCCGCGGCCCGTCGGGCGCCGGCAAGTCCACCCTCGCGCTGCGGCTGATGCTCGACCCACCCCGCGCCCTGCCGGAGGCGCGGCTGGTGGCGGACGACCGGGTGCTGCTGTGCGCCGAGGGGGCCGACCTCGTGGCGCAGGCACCGGAAGCGCTCGCCGGGCTGATCGAGGTCCGGCATCTGGGCATCCGGCAGGTTCCCCATCTTTTTTGCGGGAAGGTGAAGATTGTGATCGATCTTGCGGCAGAGCTTGCGCCGCGCCTGCCCGACGCCGCCGATCTCACGGAAATCCTTTGCGGAATAAAGATCCAGCGTTTGCCGGTGCCACCGGGGGCTGACGCAGCACTGCTGCTCGCCGCAGCCCTGGCGACGCGGGAAACAGGCAACACATGA
- a CDS encoding sensor histidine kinase: MTDAADPISGRGPEAPPKRGLGILATLRRVRRFVVFKSFSSLTKRIVLLNLAGLCALVSGILYLSEFRAGLIDARVQSLLVQGEIIAGAIAASAQVETNAITIDPERLLELQAGESYGPSEEGFAPLEFPINPERVAPVLRRLVGPTRTRARIYDRDGIMLLDSRSLYSKGEILRFDLPPPTQPPPGLLERAWRGAQSWLGRGDLPLYKELGPQSGKEYPEVASAALGQKASAVRVDDRGRVVVSVAVPIQRFRAILGVLLLSTQGGEIDEAVEAERFVIVRVFLVAAAVMVLLSILLAGTIADPVRKLADAAERVRRRIKTRVEIPDFTSRADEIGHLSGALRDMTSSLYNRIEAIESFAADVAHELKNPLTSLRSAVETLPLAKSDASRGRLLEVIQHDVKRLDRLISDISDASRLDAELQRQEAASVDLKQLLEMVVGMAQDVRKDDGVSVALAFERLPGAPADFTIAGHASRLGQVVDNLVSNARSFSPEGGTVKVLCRRTKTGAEIIVDDEGPGIRPDALSRIFERFYTDRPHQGFGQNSGLGLSISKQIVEAHAGHIWAENRTQAGAPGEEPQVLGARFIVRLPNG; this comes from the coding sequence ATGACCGACGCCGCAGATCCGATCTCAGGTCGAGGACCCGAAGCCCCCCCGAAACGGGGGCTCGGGATTCTTGCGACCCTCCGGCGTGTGCGCCGGTTCGTGGTCTTCAAGAGCTTCTCCAGCCTGACCAAGCGTATCGTCCTGCTCAATCTGGCGGGTCTTTGCGCGCTCGTCTCCGGCATCCTCTATCTGTCCGAATTCCGCGCCGGCCTCATCGATGCCCGCGTGCAGAGCCTGCTGGTGCAGGGCGAGATCATCGCCGGCGCCATCGCCGCCTCGGCGCAGGTCGAGACCAACGCCATCACCATCGATCCCGAGCGCCTTCTGGAGCTTCAGGCCGGCGAGAGCTACGGCCCCTCGGAAGAAGGCTTCGCGCCGCTGGAATTCCCCATCAATCCCGAGCGCGTCGCCCCGGTGCTGCGCCGTCTCGTAGGCCCGACCCGCACCCGTGCCCGCATCTACGACCGGGACGGGATCATGCTGCTGGATTCCCGCTCGCTCTATTCCAAGGGCGAGATCCTGCGCTTTGATCTGCCCCCGCCCACCCAGCCGCCGCCCGGCCTGCTGGAACGGGCGTGGCGCGGCGCGCAATCCTGGCTCGGCCGGGGCGACCTGCCCCTCTACAAGGAACTCGGCCCCCAGAGCGGCAAGGAGTATCCCGAAGTCGCTTCCGCCGCCCTCGGCCAGAAGGCCAGCGCCGTCCGGGTGGATGATCGCGGCCGCGTGGTCGTCTCCGTGGCGGTGCCGATCCAGCGCTTCCGCGCCATTCTGGGGGTGCTGCTGCTCTCCACCCAGGGCGGCGAGATCGACGAGGCGGTGGAGGCCGAGCGCTTCGTCATCGTGCGCGTCTTCCTCGTCGCCGCCGCCGTCATGGTTCTGCTGTCGATCCTGCTCGCCGGTACCATCGCCGATCCGGTGCGCAAGCTGGCCGACGCCGCCGAGCGGGTGCGCCGGCGCATCAAGACGCGCGTGGAAATCCCCGACTTCACCAGCCGCGCCGACGAGATCGGCCATTTGTCCGGCGCCCTGCGTGACATGACCAGTTCGCTCTACAACCGCATCGAGGCCATCGAGAGCTTCGCGGCGGACGTGGCGCATGAATTGAAGAACCCCCTCACCTCCCTGCGCTCGGCTGTGGAGACCCTGCCGCTCGCCAAGAGCGACGCCTCCCGCGGCCGCCTGCTGGAGGTGATCCAGCACGACGTGAAGCGGCTCGACCGCCTGATCTCGGACATTTCCGACGCGAGCCGCCTCGATGCCGAGCTTCAGCGGCAGGAGGCCGCCAGTGTCGATCTCAAGCAGTTGCTGGAGATGGTGGTGGGCATGGCGCAGGACGTGCGCAAGGATGACGGCGTGAGCGTTGCCCTCGCCTTTGAACGCCTGCCCGGCGCGCCGGCCGATTTCACCATCGCCGGCCATGCCTCGCGGCTGGGTCAGGTGGTGGACAATCTCGTCTCCAACGCCCGCTCCTTCTCGCCCGAAGGCGGCACGGTGAAGGTGCTCTGCCGCCGCACCAAGACCGGCGCGGAGATCATCGTGGACGACGAGGGCCCCGGTATCCGACCCGATGCCCTCTCGCGTATCTTCGAGCGCTTCTATACGGACCGCCCGCACCAGGGCTTCGGCCAGAACTCCGGCCTCGGCCTCTCGATCTCCAAGCAGATCGTGGAAGCCCACGCCGGCCACATCTGGGCCGAGAACCGCACGCAGGCCGGCGCGCCGGGCGAGGAGCCTCAGGTGCTTGGCGCCCGCTTCATCGTCCGCCTGCCCAACGGCTGA
- a CDS encoding sensor histidine kinase, with translation MTQADTSTSSPRAAARRVRFGLSAKLLTLTIAFVTIAEIAIFVPTMANFRLAWLSDRLAAARTAALVLDAAPEDTIPGDLTRALLQSVGAKVVVVKRQETRRLLAMSDMPPPIDRHVDMRNTSLWDAVVDAFDTLAAGNGRTLRVVGDAPRDGEFLEIVIPETPLRKAMLRFSATVLAISLVVSVLAGVLVYFSLHWLFVRPMRRLTAQMAEFQAAPEDASRIVVPSGRDDEIGVAEEALAEMQTELAQTLSQKTHLAALGLAVSKINHDLRNLLASAQLMSDRLVDIPDPAVQRFAPKLVAALDRAIAYCQQTLSYGRAQEPLPDRRPVDIAALLTEVRETLGLGPDAPIGWVCAVEKHLAADADPDQLFRVILNIARNAVQALEARAPNTPERDQIRISARRIGSVVEIEMSDTGPGIPAERRDRLFAAFQGSARRGGTGLGLPIADELVRAHGGELRLLEGTIGATFLISLPDRPIELRQRALRARA, from the coding sequence ATGACGCAGGCAGACACCAGCACATCCTCTCCCCGCGCTGCCGCGCGGCGGGTGCGCTTTGGCCTGTCGGCAAAGCTGCTCACCCTCACCATCGCCTTCGTCACCATCGCGGAGATCGCCATCTTCGTGCCCACCATGGCGAACTTCCGGCTCGCCTGGCTCTCGGACCGTCTGGCGGCGGCGCGGACCGCCGCCCTCGTGCTCGATGCCGCGCCGGAAGACACCATTCCCGGTGATCTCACCCGTGCCCTGCTCCAGAGCGTGGGCGCAAAGGTGGTGGTGGTGAAGCGGCAGGAGACGCGCCGCCTGCTCGCCATGTCCGACATGCCGCCGCCCATCGACCGGCACGTGGACATGCGCAACACCTCGCTCTGGGACGCGGTGGTGGACGCCTTCGACACGCTGGCCGCCGGCAACGGCCGTACGCTGCGCGTGGTGGGCGATGCGCCCCGCGACGGCGAATTTCTCGAAATCGTCATTCCCGAGACGCCGCTGCGCAAGGCCATGCTGCGCTTCTCGGCCACCGTGCTCGCCATCTCGCTGGTGGTCTCGGTGCTGGCGGGCGTGCTCGTCTATTTCTCTCTGCACTGGCTGTTCGTGCGGCCCATGCGGCGGCTCACCGCGCAGATGGCCGAGTTCCAGGCGGCGCCCGAGGATGCCTCCCGCATCGTCGTGCCGAGCGGGCGCGACGACGAGATCGGTGTCGCCGAGGAGGCGCTGGCCGAGATGCAGACGGAGCTTGCCCAGACGCTTTCCCAAAAGACGCATCTGGCCGCCCTTGGCCTCGCGGTCTCCAAGATCAACCACGACCTGCGCAACCTGCTGGCCTCTGCGCAGCTCATGTCGGACCGCCTCGTGGACATTCCCGATCCCGCCGTGCAGCGCTTCGCCCCCAAGCTCGTGGCGGCGCTGGATCGCGCCATCGCCTATTGCCAGCAGACACTGTCTTACGGCCGCGCGCAGGAGCCTTTGCCCGACCGCCGGCCCGTGGACATCGCCGCCCTGCTCACCGAGGTGCGCGAGACGCTGGGCCTCGGCCCGGATGCGCCCATCGGCTGGGTGTGCGCGGTGGAGAAGCATCTGGCCGCCGATGCCGACCCGGACCAGCTCTTCCGGGTGATCCTCAACATCGCCCGCAACGCCGTGCAGGCGCTGGAGGCCCGCGCGCCCAACACGCCGGAGCGCGACCAGATCCGCATCAGCGCCCGCCGCATCGGCTCGGTGGTGGAGATCGAGATGTCGGACACCGGCCCCGGCATTCCTGCGGAGCGGCGCGACCGGCTGTTCGCCGCCTTCCAGGGCTCCGCCCGCCGGGGCGGGACGGGCCTCGGCCTGCCGATCGCGGACGAACTGGTGCGCGCCCATGGTGGCGAGCTGCGCCTGCTGGAAGGCACCATCGGCGCCACCTTCCTCATCTCCTTGCCCGACCGCCCCATCGAGCTGCGCCAGCGCGCCCTGCGCGCCCGCGCCTGA